A part of Hippea maritima DSM 10411 genomic DNA contains:
- the istB gene encoding IS21-like element helper ATPase IstB, with amino-acid sequence MKGVENVKDMKNIERRLKEFKLSGIAKTLEARNRYAIDNNLTYIDFLKLLLEDEYINRQSNSFRKRLTKSKLDTTKTLDSYDFTYQPKLNKKELLDIASCRFIEEKKNIIFMGNPGVGKTHLANAIGLEALKQGYKVLFIHTNDLILKLISARGDGTYTSILNQILSSDLLIIDEVGFKKIPSNYVDEFFEVIRRRYEKGSIIITTNRPFEEWANIFSDAVLASAIVDRLVHHCHIFKITGESYRIKHLKEAKDNQNSLN; translated from the coding sequence ATGAAAGGGGTGGAAAATGTAAAAGATATGAAAAACATAGAAAGAAGACTAAAGGAGTTTAAACTCTCTGGCATTGCAAAGACACTTGAGGCAAGGAACAGGTATGCCATTGATAATAATCTGACATACATAGACTTCTTAAAACTCCTATTAGAGGATGAATACATAAACAGGCAGAGCAACTCATTTAGAAAAAGACTTACAAAATCAAAGCTTGACACAACAAAGACTTTAGATAGCTATGATTTCACATACCAACCAAAGCTAAACAAGAAAGAACTCTTAGACATTGCATCCTGCAGGTTCATAGAGGAGAAGAAAAACATCATATTCATGGGCAATCCTGGAGTTGGTAAAACCCACCTTGCAAATGCGATAGGATTAGAGGCCCTAAAACAGGGATATAAGGTCTTGTTCATCCATACCAACGATTTAATCCTAAAGCTCATATCTGCAAGGGGAGATGGAACCTACACCTCAATACTGAACCAGATTCTATCATCTGACCTTCTGATAATAGATGAAGTAGGCTTTAAAAAGATCCCATCCAACTATGTGGATGAGTTCTTTGAGGTGATAAGGAGAAGATATGAAAAGGGTTCAATTATAATCACCACTAATAGACCATTTGAGGAGTGGGCTAATATATTTTCAGATGCCGTTTTGGCCTCTGCCATAGTTGATAGACTTGTCCATCACTGCCATATATTCAAGATAACAGGTGAGAGCTATAGAATTAAACACCTAAAGGAGGCAAAAGATAATCAAAACAGTTTAAATTAA
- a CDS encoding D-glycero-alpha-D-manno-heptose-1,7-bisphosphate 7-phosphatase translates to MKTLFLDRDGVINKKIENDYVRNWEQFEFLPNVIEALKILNSLFDRIIIVTNQRGIGRKLMTEKDLEVIHKNMLSVLSKENIKIDKIYYCPHDYKKEICNCRKPKIGMALQAKKDFPDIDFRNSIMVGDSLSDIEFGKKLE, encoded by the coding sequence GTGAAAACTTTATTTTTAGATAGAGATGGAGTGATAAATAAAAAGATAGAAAATGATTATGTAAGGAATTGGGAACAGTTTGAGTTTTTACCAAATGTAATAGAAGCTTTGAAAATATTAAATAGTTTATTTGATAGGATTATAATAGTTACAAATCAAAGGGGAATAGGTAGAAAACTAATGACCGAAAAAGATTTAGAGGTTATTCATAAAAATATGTTATCTGTTTTGAGCAAAGAAAACATTAAAATTGATAAAATTTATTATTGCCCTCATGATTATAAAAAAGAAATTTGTAATTGTAGAAAACCAAAAATAGGTATGGCATTGCAAGCAAAAAAAGATTTTCCTGATATTGATTTTAGAAATTCTATAATGGTTGGAGATTCATTATCCGATATTGAATTTGGAAAAAAGCTGGAATGA
- the hddC gene encoding D-glycero-D-manno-heptose 1-phosphate guanosyltransferase yields the protein MEAIVLAGGLGTRLRSVVSDVPKPMAPINDKPFLEYILEFLNNQNIKKVILSVGYKWEVIKDYFGDKYKDIELVYNIEKEQLGTGGAIKDSLRLTKNDEVYVLNGDTFFDVDLSKMKLDSNLIEIALKEMKDFDRYGVVEIDEDGYIQNFKEKSYYNQGFINGGIYLLKREIFDDFNLPKKFSFEEFLENNFQNLKAKGKVFNSYFIDIGIPEDYEKAKRYFSENFIFR from the coding sequence GTGGAAGCTATTGTTTTAGCTGGGGGGCTTGGGACAAGGCTTAGAAGTGTAGTTAGTGATGTTCCAAAACCTATGGCTCCTATAAATGATAAGCCTTTTTTAGAGTATATTTTAGAGTTTTTAAATAATCAAAATATAAAAAAAGTTATTTTATCTGTTGGGTATAAATGGGAAGTGATAAAAGATTATTTTGGTGATAAATATAAAGATATTGAATTAGTTTATAATATAGAAAAAGAACAATTAGGCACAGGCGGAGCTATAAAAGATTCTTTAAGGTTGACAAAGAATGATGAAGTTTATGTTTTAAACGGGGATACTTTTTTTGATGTTGATTTGTCAAAAATGAAATTAGATAGTAATTTAATAGAAATTGCATTAAAAGAAATGAAAGATTTTGACAGGTATGGAGTTGTTGAAATAGATGAAGATGGATATATTCAAAATTTTAAAGAAAAGTCATATTATAATCAGGGGTTTATCAATGGAGGAATATATTTATTAAAAAGAGAAATTTTTGATGATTTTAATTTGCCAAAAAAGTTTTCTTTTGAAGAGTTTTTAGAGAATAATTTTCAAAACTTAAAAGCAAAAGGAAAAGTTTTTAATAGTTATTTTATAGATATAGGTATTCCAGAAGATTATGAAAAAGCAAAAAGGTATTTTAGTGAAAACTTTATTTTTAGATAG
- the gmhA gene encoding D-sedoheptulose 7-phosphate isomerase, whose translation MKNFVKNQIKKSYEVKKNMLDNEKLIDEILEIGNLLIETYKKGNKLLIAGNGGSAADAQHIAGELVSKFYFDRPALPAIALTTDTSIITAIGNDYGYEYLFSRQIEANGVKGDVFLGISTSGNSKNIIEGLKTAKEKGLITIGLTGESGGKMKNLCDYCICVPSRETPRIQEAHILIGHILCSVIEEAIFGKGF comes from the coding sequence ATGAAAAATTTTGTAAAAAATCAAATAAAAAAGTCTTATGAAGTAAAAAAAAATATGTTAGATAATGAAAAATTAATCGATGAGATATTAGAAATTGGTAATTTGTTAATAGAGACTTATAAAAAGGGAAATAAGCTGTTAATTGCAGGTAATGGAGGAAGTGCTGCTGATGCTCAACATATTGCAGGAGAATTGGTTAGTAAATTTTATTTCGATAGACCAGCTCTTCCAGCAATAGCTCTTACAACTGATACAAGCATTATTACGGCTATTGGAAATGATTACGGATATGAATATCTTTTTTCAAGACAAATTGAAGCAAATGGAGTTAAAGGAGATGTATTTTTAGGGATTTCTACAAGCGGAAACTCAAAAAATATTATAGAAGGATTAAAAACAGCAAAAGAAAAAGGGCTTATTACAATTGGCTTAACAGGTGAAAGTGGAGGAAAGATGAAAAACTTATGTGATTATTGTATATGTGTGCCATCAAGAGAAACTCCAAGAATTCAAGAAGCTCATATATTAATAGGCCATATTTTATGCTCAGTTATAGAAGAAGCTATTTTTGGTAAAGGATTTTAG
- the hddA gene encoding D-glycero-D-manno-heptose 7-phosphate kinase, giving the protein MIVRSKAPLRLGLAGGGTDLDVYASKYVGYVLNTTISLYAHTTLEELNNGKIIFHSLDNNEYLEIDSKEFLELDGEMDLYKGIYNRIVKNFFKKPLSFKLTTYSDVPSGSGLGGSSTLVVAIIKAFVEWLHLPLGEYDIARLAYEIEREDIGIVGGAQDQYAATFGGFNFMEFYGDKRVIVNPLRIKNWIIDEMQESMILYFTGIQRSASVIEKEKESVLKKEKSLEAMHEVKEDAVRMKEYLLKGDIKNFAKILGKSWEAKKRVSSAISNSEIDRVYNLAMENGAYSGKVSGAGGGGFMFFMVDPTKKYHLINLLNKQGGQVYNFHFTKEGTKGWKV; this is encoded by the coding sequence ATGATAGTAAGAAGTAAAGCACCACTTAGACTAGGTCTTGCAGGTGGAGGAACTGATTTAGATGTATATGCAAGCAAATATGTTGGATATGTATTGAATACTACAATTTCATTGTATGCTCATACTACATTAGAAGAGTTAAACAATGGAAAAATTATTTTTCATTCTCTTGATAATAATGAATATTTAGAAATTGATAGCAAAGAGTTTTTAGAATTAGATGGGGAAATGGATTTATATAAAGGAATTTATAATAGAATTGTAAAAAATTTCTTTAAAAAACCACTCTCTTTTAAACTTACTACATATTCAGATGTTCCAAGTGGTAGTGGGCTTGGAGGTAGTTCTACATTAGTAGTGGCTATTATAAAGGCTTTTGTAGAATGGTTACATTTACCATTAGGAGAGTATGATATAGCTAGGTTAGCATATGAGATAGAAAGAGAAGATATCGGAATAGTTGGAGGAGCACAGGATCAGTATGCTGCTACTTTTGGAGGGTTTAATTTTATGGAGTTTTATGGAGATAAAAGGGTAATCGTTAATCCTTTGAGAATAAAAAATTGGATAATTGATGAAATGCAAGAGAGTATGATTCTTTATTTCACAGGCATACAAAGAAGCGCAAGTGTTATTGAAAAAGAAAAAGAAAGTGTCTTAAAAAAAGAAAAATCCCTTGAAGCTATGCATGAAGTAAAAGAAGATGCCGTGAGGATGAAAGAGTATTTATTAAAAGGTGATATTAAAAATTTTGCTAAAATTTTAGGAAAGTCTTGGGAAGCAAAAAAAAGAGTAAGCTCAGCTATTTCAAATAGTGAAATAGATAGAGTTTATAATCTTGCAATGGAAAATGGTGCGTATAGTGGTAAAGTAAGTGGTGCAGGTGGTGGTGGATTTATGTTTTTTATGGTAGATCCAACTAAAAAATATCATCTAATTAATTTGCTTAACAAACAAGGCGGTCAAGTTTATAATTTTCATTTTACAAAAGAAGGAACAAAAGGATGGAAAGTATAA
- a CDS encoding glycosyltransferase gives MKKILLITSRLPYPPIGGDKLKNYNLIKILSKRYEVHLVTITSEKLGDKSKEFLKKYTTTYKVFQKNKLELFFSLSKSLFNKEPLQVNYYYFKDVQNYINNVAKDKDLIISTLVRTTKYVINLNKPKIFDMADSIGQNYKKSIKKVKSPLWKLVYSIEADRLLNYEKKMINIFDSTFMFNKEEIKYFNNDKIKFLPHGVNEDLLEYEKINDKYKDYVAFFGKMDYQPNIDAVLWFVENVFNKLNKNIKFIIVGAKPTKQILNLTNKYKNIEVTGFVEDPYEILKSSLCVVAPMQTGAGIQNKILESMALGTINVVSSLAANPIGANHKKEFLVSDEPDEIANTINDIQKNKVKYEYLKSNAREFIRNNFTWTIYGNVYTNEIERLLNDSKK, from the coding sequence ATGAAAAAAATTTTATTAATAACCAGTAGATTGCCATACCCACCAATAGGTGGAGATAAACTTAAAAATTATAATCTTATAAAAATACTTTCAAAACGATATGAAGTGCATTTAGTAACTATTACAAGTGAAAAACTAGGTGATAAATCAAAAGAATTTTTGAAAAAATATACAACTACATATAAAGTATTTCAAAAAAATAAATTAGAGTTATTTTTTTCTCTTTCAAAGAGTTTATTTAATAAAGAGCCATTACAAGTTAATTATTATTATTTTAAAGATGTTCAAAACTATATAAATAATGTGGCTAAAGATAAAGATTTGATTATTTCAACATTAGTAAGAACAACAAAATATGTCATAAATTTAAATAAACCTAAAATATTTGATATGGCTGATAGTATTGGTCAAAATTATAAAAAATCTATAAAAAAAGTAAAGTCACCATTATGGAAATTAGTTTATTCAATTGAAGCGGATAGATTATTAAATTACGAAAAAAAAATGATAAATATATTTGACTCTACTTTTATGTTTAATAAAGAAGAAATAAAATATTTTAATAATGACAAAATAAAATTTCTACCTCATGGGGTAAATGAAGATTTATTGGAATATGAAAAAATAAATGACAAATATAAAGATTATGTGGCTTTTTTTGGAAAAATGGATTATCAACCTAATATAGATGCTGTTTTATGGTTTGTTGAAAATGTATTTAATAAATTAAATAAAAATATTAAATTTATTATTGTGGGGGCAAAGCCTACTAAACAAATTTTGAACTTAACAAATAAATATAAAAATATTGAGGTTACTGGTTTTGTGGAAGATCCATATGAAATATTAAAATCTTCTTTGTGTGTAGTTGCTCCTATGCAAACAGGAGCAGGAATTCAAAACAAGATACTTGAGTCAATGGCTCTTGGGACTATCAATGTAGTTAGTTCCTTAGCAGCTAACCCTATAGGTGCAAATCATAAAAAAGAATTTTTAGTTAGTGATGAACCTGATGAAATTGCAAATACAATAAACGATATTCAAAAAAATAAAGTAAAGTATGAATATTTAAAAAGTAATGCACGAGAGTTTATAAGAAATAATTTTACTTGGACTATATATGGTAATGTTTATACTAATGAGATTGAAAGGTTGTTGAATGATAGTAAGAAGTAA
- a CDS encoding glycosyltransferase family 4 protein, which yields MKIALFNTLYTPYIMGGAEKSTQLLAEQLVKKGFDVVVVSTGKKDEENIINGVKVYYVHIPNIFWRYDANSQNSLKRSIWRAIDYYNVFTFNKIEKILQKEKPDICHTNNIGGFSVSLWSIIKKLNFPLVHTIRDYYSICATSKMLKNGQSCEKQCLECKIYTYNKKVVSQKVDAVTGVSKFILDKHLEHGYFKNAKIKTYIYNPILKIDLEFEKQNNKNVIFGYFGLISSIKGVELLLENFQKIDNPNIRLILAGKEHYNGYIEKLKQKYNDERVEFIGFVKPEDFFKKIDVLIHPTLWFEPFARSIIEAFSYKVPVIASYKGGNIEAIDENKTGFLFKNQDELIDKMNFFIDNPSEIVKMQDECIKKAKSLLVENIVEEYIGVYKELL from the coding sequence ATGAAAATAGCACTTTTTAATACTCTTTATACGCCATATATTATGGGGGGTGCAGAAAAATCAACTCAACTTTTAGCAGAACAACTGGTAAAAAAAGGTTTTGATGTTGTAGTGGTTTCTACGGGTAAAAAAGATGAAGAAAATATTATCAATGGTGTAAAAGTTTATTATGTTCATATTCCAAATATATTTTGGCGTTATGATGCAAATAGTCAAAATAGTCTAAAAAGAAGTATATGGAGAGCTATAGATTACTACAATGTATTTACCTTTAATAAAATAGAAAAAATATTGCAAAAAGAAAAGCCAGATATTTGTCATACAAATAATATAGGTGGATTTTCTGTAAGTCTTTGGAGTATAATAAAAAAATTAAACTTTCCTTTAGTACATACAATACGAGACTATTATTCTATTTGTGCCACTTCAAAAATGCTAAAAAATGGACAATCTTGTGAAAAACAATGTCTTGAATGTAAAATTTATACATATAATAAAAAAGTAGTATCTCAAAAAGTAGATGCTGTTACAGGTGTAAGTAAATTTATACTCGATAAGCATTTAGAACATGGTTATTTTAAAAATGCTAAAATTAAAACATACATATATAACCCTATATTAAAAATTGATCTAGAATTTGAGAAGCAAAATAATAAAAATGTTATTTTTGGTTATTTTGGATTAATATCATCCATTAAAGGGGTAGAGTTACTGCTTGAAAATTTTCAAAAAATTGATAATCCAAATATACGATTAATTTTAGCTGGTAAAGAGCACTACAATGGATACATAGAAAAATTAAAACAAAAATACAATGATGAGAGAGTGGAGTTTATTGGTTTTGTAAAGCCTGAAGATTTTTTTAAGAAAATTGATGTTTTAATTCATCCAACACTTTGGTTTGAGCCATTTGCAAGATCTATAATAGAAGCTTTTTCGTATAAAGTACCAGTTATTGCTTCATATAAAGGTGGTAATATTGAAGCTATTGATGAAAACAAGACTGGTTTTTTATTTAAAAATCAAGATGAACTCATTGATAAAATGAACTTTTTTATAGACAACCCATCAGAAATTGTAAAAATGCAAGATGAGTGTATCAAAAAAGCAAAAAGTTTACTCGTTGAGAATATTGTAGAAGAATATATTGGAGTATATAAAGAGCTTTTATGA
- a CDS encoding glycosyltransferase, whose product MKVCAVIVTYGDRFHLLKQVMDACYNEGVNKIIVVDNASEENSKKQLKEYEEKESRLKVIYLDENTGSAGGYKRGLQEAYKCEECEFIWLLDDDNQPQKDSLKVLKDFWNKLKDENKEEKVSLLSYRPDRIQYKEAIMTDNPDLVLGRKNSFLGFHIIDLPKKVIRVLKRKIGIKTFHENPNIKSGKVAVAPYGGMFFHKKLIDSIGYPKEEFFLYADDHEWSYRITKSGGKIFVVLDSILEDIDVSWQLENKATSPFYSYLNEGNKFRVYYTVRNRVNFEKNIISSNFYYNLNKKLFFSFLSLYKNKKNQEQYNIFRKAVNDGLNNTLGRQL is encoded by the coding sequence TTGAAAGTATGTGCAGTAATAGTAACCTATGGAGATAGATTTCATCTTTTGAAGCAAGTTATGGATGCTTGTTATAATGAGGGTGTGAATAAAATAATAGTTGTTGATAATGCTTCTGAAGAAAATAGTAAAAAGCAGTTAAAAGAGTATGAAGAAAAAGAGAGTAGATTAAAAGTTATCTATCTTGATGAAAATACAGGTTCAGCTGGTGGGTACAAAAGAGGATTACAAGAAGCTTATAAATGTGAAGAGTGTGAATTTATATGGCTTTTAGATGATGATAATCAACCACAAAAAGATAGTTTGAAAGTTTTAAAAGATTTTTGGAATAAATTGAAAGATGAAAATAAAGAAGAAAAAGTTTCACTTCTCTCTTATAGACCCGATAGAATACAATATAAAGAAGCTATTATGACCGACAATCCTGATTTAGTTTTAGGAAGAAAGAATAGCTTTTTAGGATTTCATATTATAGATTTGCCTAAAAAAGTTATAAGAGTTTTAAAAAGAAAAATAGGGATAAAAACTTTTCATGAGAATCCAAATATAAAAAGTGGAAAAGTAGCAGTAGCTCCATATGGAGGTATGTTTTTTCATAAAAAATTGATAGATAGTATTGGCTATCCAAAAGAAGAGTTTTTTTTATATGCTGATGACCATGAATGGAGTTATAGAATTACAAAAAGTGGTGGAAAAATTTTTGTTGTATTGGATAGTATTTTAGAAGATATAGATGTTTCTTGGCAACTTGAGAATAAAGCAACTTCACCATTTTATTCATATTTAAATGAGGGAAACAAATTTAGGGTTTATTATACAGTAAGAAATAGAGTCAATTTTGAAAAAAATATAATAAGTAGCAATTTTTATTACAATCTTAACAAGAAACTATTTTTTTCATTTTTATCATTATATAAAAATAAGAAAAATCAAGAACAATATAATATATTTCGGAAAGCTGTTAATGATGGATTAAATAATACATTAGGTAGACAATTATGA
- a CDS encoding IS3 family transposase, whose protein sequence is MSDYRKHKLLGISRSYKYYEAKVNEKKIKIKQRIKEISEDEFMCVYGEVKVWKQLLSEGYQVSLNTVSKYRKEMGIKAILAVKPVFTTIPNSNDKKYPYKLKGVDIDRPNKVWSADITYVKTKFGTVYLAAVIDWYSKAILSWKISNIMDTDFVMDVLENALKKHPKPDIFNTDQGSQYTSYIHTKTLKENGIEISMDSKGRATDNIAIERFWRSAKVERIYLNEYNSISELREDIKNYINFYNNQRFHQSLNYKKPMEVYNEWLENNINKTKKAVKFFRKVA, encoded by the coding sequence TTGAGTGATTACAGAAAGCATAAATTGCTTGGAATAAGCAGAAGTTACAAATATTATGAAGCAAAAGTAAATGAAAAAAAGATAAAAATAAAACAGAGAATAAAAGAGATAAGCGAAGATGAGTTTATGTGTGTATATGGAGAGGTTAAAGTATGGAAGCAATTATTGTCAGAAGGATATCAAGTATCATTAAACACTGTTTCGAAATACAGGAAAGAAATGGGAATAAAGGCGATACTTGCAGTTAAACCTGTGTTTACAACAATACCAAACAGCAATGATAAAAAGTATCCATACAAATTAAAAGGAGTGGATATAGATAGACCAAATAAGGTATGGTCTGCTGATATAACCTATGTAAAAACTAAATTTGGAACAGTTTATCTTGCAGCAGTGATTGATTGGTATTCAAAAGCTATTTTATCTTGGAAAATATCAAATATAATGGATACAGATTTTGTAATGGATGTATTGGAAAATGCATTAAAAAAACATCCAAAACCGGATATTTTCAATACAGACCAGGGCAGTCAATATACAAGCTATATACACACGAAAACACTTAAAGAAAACGGCATTGAAATATCAATGGATTCTAAAGGCAGAGCTACTGACAATATTGCTATTGAAAGATTTTGGAGAAGTGCAAAAGTTGAGAGAATTTATTTAAATGAATATAACTCTATAAGCGAATTGAGAGAAGATATTAAAAATTATATCAATTTTTATAATAATCAAAGATTTCATCAATCACTAAATTATAAAAAACCTATGGAGGTGTATAATGAATGGTTAGAAAACAATATCAATAAAACTAAAAAAGCTGTTAAATTTTTTAGGAAAGTAGCTTAA
- a CDS encoding IS3 family transposase yields the protein MARKKYSAEFKTQVVLEALKGEKSLNQIAQDNNILPKNIERWKKEFLANAEIAMEPSKAVKEYKDKIKELGLID from the coding sequence ATGGCAAGGAAAAAATACAGTGCAGAGTTTAAAACTCAAGTAGTTTTAGAAGCATTGAAAGGCGAGAAAAGTTTAAATCAAATAGCACAAGATAATAATATTCTTCCAAAGAATATAGAGAGATGGAAAAAAGAATTTTTAGCGAATGCAGAAATAGCAATGGAACCGAGCAAAGCGGTAAAAGAATACAAAGATAAAATAAAAGAGCTTGGACTTATCGACTAA